The Deinococcus sonorensis KR-87 genome includes a window with the following:
- a CDS encoding xanthine dehydrogenase family protein subunit M, which translates to MYTTEFDYHRAGSVQDALELLAANEGAKLLAGGHSLVPAMKLRLAAPTALIDISRVEELRGIRQEGDRIIIGAGTTHAELLHSELLAQLCPLLPDAARYVGDPMVRNCGTIGGALAHADPAADYPASMVALEAELKLVSRDGERVVPALEFFHGMFETAARPDELLTEIHIPVLQGAKMAYEKFPHPASHYAIVGVAAILTDGGVRLGLTGAGPNAVRLSAAEAALGSDLSPENVQRATEQAISPDELLGDRFASADYRAHLVGVIARRAIERAQQA; encoded by the coding sequence ATGTACACCACCGAATTCGACTACCACCGCGCCGGCTCGGTTCAGGACGCCCTGGAGCTGCTGGCCGCCAATGAAGGCGCCAAGCTGCTGGCCGGCGGGCACTCGCTGGTGCCGGCCATGAAGCTGCGCCTCGCCGCGCCCACCGCCCTGATCGACATCAGCCGGGTGGAGGAACTGAGGGGCATTCGCCAGGAAGGCGACCGGATCATCATCGGGGCCGGCACCACCCACGCGGAGCTGCTGCACTCGGAGCTGCTGGCGCAGCTGTGCCCGCTGCTGCCGGACGCGGCCCGCTACGTGGGCGACCCGATGGTCCGCAACTGCGGCACCATCGGCGGCGCGCTGGCCCACGCCGACCCCGCTGCCGACTACCCGGCCAGCATGGTGGCGCTGGAGGCCGAGCTGAAGCTGGTCAGCCGCGACGGTGAGCGGGTGGTGCCGGCCCTGGAGTTCTTCCACGGCATGTTCGAGACGGCGGCCCGGCCCGATGAGCTGCTGACCGAGATTCACATCCCGGTGCTGCAGGGCGCGAAGATGGCCTACGAGAAGTTCCCGCACCCGGCCAGCCACTACGCGATCGTGGGGGTGGCGGCCATCCTGACGGACGGCGGCGTGCGGCTGGGCCTCACGGGCGCCGGCCCCAACGCGGTGCGGCTCAGCGCGGCGGAGGCGGCCCTGGGCAGCGACCTGAGCCCGGAGAACGTGCAGCGGGCCACCGAACAGGCCATCTCGCCGGACGAGCTGCTGGGCGACCGGTTCGCCAGCGCCGACTACCGCGCGCATCTGGTGGGCGTGATCGCGCGCCGCGCCATTGAGCGGGCCCAGCAGGCGTAG